A genomic stretch from Coffea arabica cultivar ET-39 chromosome 10c, Coffea Arabica ET-39 HiFi, whole genome shotgun sequence includes:
- the LOC140015826 gene encoding uncharacterized protein has product MCLSHDERHRVLAEQFQHSTETIDRHIRRVLRALVRLDRDLVRSTDFDRTHPRILNNASLMPWFQDCVGALNGTHVSAWYRAEIRERFRNRHDDLSQSVLAACDHDMRFVYVRVGWEGSAHDTQILQDTLLDPDSGFPMPPQADEYFNEEAALGALADAQIAGEQQQPEQPINMS; this is encoded by the exons ATGTGCCTGAGTCATGATGAGCGGCACCGTGTTTTAGCCGAGCAGTTCCAGCATTCAACGGAGACGATTGATCGACATATTCGTCGTGTGTTACGAGCATTAGTTCGCCTCGATCGTGATCTCGTTAGGTCAACAGACTTCGATAGGACTCACCCAAGGATTTTGAACAATGCATCACTCATGCCGTGGTTTCAG GATTGTGTAGGAGCACTAAACGGGACGCACGTCTCCGCTTGGTACAGAGCAGAGATACGAGAGAGGTTCAGAAATCGGCATGACGACTTATCCCAGAGTGTGCTTGCTGCCTGCGATCATGACATGCGATTTGTATATGTTCGGGTTGGTTGGGAGGGTAGTGCTCATGATACCCAAATTCTTCAAGATACCTTGCTAGATCCGGATTCGGGTTTTCCTATGCCACCGCAGG CGGATGAGTACTTCAACGAAGAAGCAGCCCTCGGAGCCCTAGCTGATGCACAGATAGCAGGGGAGCAACAGCAGCCGGAACAACCCATCAATATGTCGTAG
- the LOC140015825 gene encoding uncharacterized protein, producing the protein MVMPQITNWKLNDTNYQQWSKAVKIYLTGLGKQRYLTDDSPTEDNKKLMWIQEDAQILGAIWNSMEPRIAYMCSHCETTKEVWDYVRLLYCSNLSRMYDISLEYFQLQQENKTVTEYFADLKRVSEELNAVMPLSSDITVMQRQREQMLVLKFLAGLKPEFEPIKSQILAGEQLPSFAEAYARVLRSASKDTTHGDGALINDKSALVANNGRIEQLNLGRGSRGGRSRGGRGGRGGRGTRECTHCGLKNHTHDTCWDLHGKPPWFANAVTIDQAESSSSAQGSQKTFTISEEDYVKFLQYQTANQASLPSASLAQKGNAMACLSTSKNFDTWIIDSGATDHMSGFEDKEDDWWRTRA; encoded by the exons ATGGTGATGCctcaaatcacaaattggaAGTTGAATGACACTAATTATCAACAGTGGTCAAAAGCCGTTAAGATTTATCTGACAGGCTTAGGAAAGCAACGATATCTCACAGATGACTCTCCTACGGAGGACAACAAGAAACTAATGTGGATTCAAGAGGATGCCCAAATTCTTGGAGCAATATGGAATTCTATGGAGCCACGAATTGCTTACATGTGTTCTCATTGTGAGACAACAAAAGAAGTTTGGGATTATGTCCGGTTATTATACTGTAGTAATCTTTCACGGATGTATGATATTTCTTTGGAGTATTTTCAgttgcaacaagaaaacaagacaGTAACTGAATACTTTGCTGATCTTAAGCGAGTTTCAGAAGAATTAAATGCCGTAATGcctctctcaagtgatattacaGTTATGCAGAGGCAAAGAGAACAAATGCTTGTGCTCAAATTCTTGGCCGGTCTCAAGCCAGAATTTGAACCaatcaaatctcaaattttagcaGGTGAACAATTACCATCTTTTGCAGAGGCGTATGCTCGGGTTTTACGTTCTGCATCTAAGGACACTACACATGGTGATGGTGCTCTAATTAATGACAAATCTGCTTTAGTTGCTAACAATGGTCGGATAGAGCAACTCAACTTGGGACGTGGCTCTCGTGGAGGAAGAAGTAGAGGAGGTCGTGGGGGTCGTGGAGGTCGAGGCACCCGTGAGTGCACTCATTGTGGTTTGAAGAACCACACTCATGATACTTGTTGGGATTTACATGGAAAACCACCTTGGTTTGCTAATGCGGTTACCATTGACCAAGCTGAATCAAGTTCTTCAGCACAAGGGTCCCAGAAAACTTTTACCATATCCGAGGAAGATTATGTCAAATTTCTGCAGTACCAAACTGCAAATCAAGCATCTCTTCCCTCtgcttctttagcacaaaaaggtaatgCTATGGCTTGTCTCTCcacttccaaaaattttgacaCATGGATCATTGATTCCGGAgctactgatcatatgtcag gatttgaagacaaagaggaCGATTGGTGGAGGACGCGAGCATAA